In Anomaloglossus baeobatrachus isolate aAnoBae1 chromosome 10, aAnoBae1.hap1, whole genome shotgun sequence, the genomic window gatgcgtcattcacccagacttcagaagacggacgacaaagatggccgaaagaggaggcgccgctaccggagacacccatctgaccagtctgtactgccccttaggtgagtattataaagtgttctttatgttctatacagcggcctgggctcttatatgcagaatgttagaatgctgtatataagagcccactggtggtggccgcagcttatagacaccaaatctggtgacaggctccctttaacgtatccgttctccatagactccaatgttgcaAAAAAACATAACGAAATAAAAACGCATGTtaaaaaagtacacatttttccTATTAAAAAAATGCAAACAAACACATGCATATTTGacttttatttttgcatttttcttgCAAACACATTGagatttttctgcagaaaaataTGCTGCAAATAGTCAACATATGCACATACCTGTATGTTCAAAGGGGCTTTCATAGctggaaaatggtaaaaatgtAAGAAtatagccttaaaggggttatccaccttTGGAGACAATTTTCTTTACTTAAATATATGTGTGTGGGGCTAACAATTATTTTTGCAgttgggtttaaagggaacctgtcatcagaaatttcgcccaaaagctaaaagattccccctctgcagctcctgggctgcattctaggaaggtccctgttattattgtgccccatgtgagaccaaaataaagcctttataaagttctacctttttgtatgcagcttctgtaaatccgtcacgggggcgggctctctgccgtccgttattctgccccctggtcctgtatgccgcccccatcgctcctttccatatctgatgcaccgcccactgctccagccatccccgcgcatgcccagtgccagtctcacaggactgagcagtgtgaccgctggtgacgtgtgcgcaggcaagtgattatggacgggactgtgactgttatcagcaagtacccggccataatctcttgagcgcgcaaacctctccagcattcacactgagctcagtgtagatgctagactgtatgggctgcttccaggaatgacgtccctttgtcacgtgatagtatttcgaacacgcccctatcacatgacaaagggacgtcatccctggaagcagcccatacagtctagcatctacactgagctcagtgtgaccgctggtgaggtttgcgcgctcaagagattatggccgggtacttgctgataacagtcacagtcccgtccataatcacttgcctgcgcacacgtcaccagcggtcacactgctcagtcctgtgagactggcactgggcatgcgcggggatggctggagcagtgggcggtgcatcagatatggaaaggagcgatgggggcggcatacaggaccaggaggcagactaacggacggcagagagcccgcccccgtgacggatttacagaagctgcatacaaaaaggtagcactttataaaggctttattttggtctcacatggggcacaataataacagggaccttcctagaatgcagcccaggagctgcagagggggaatcttttagcttttgggcgaaatttctgatgacaggttccctttaagtaaagagaacctgtcacccattttttggactataagctgcggccaccaccaccgggctcttatatacagtattctaacatgctgtatataagagcccaggccgctgtgtacaatataaaaaacactttataatacctaacggtcgctgcggtgcatgagggcctaatgggtgtctctgttctccagtaccggtgcctcctctttcagccatcttggtcctccttcagaagcctgggtgcatgacgcgccctacatcatacacactcgccggaccCGCAcaagtgcactacaatactttgatctgccctactcaggacctgaatgctggcgagtgtggatgacgtcggacccgtcatgcaccgcggctagagaaggaggagaacaaagatggccgaaagaggcggcacgggcaccggacaacggagacgcccatatggcccaactccaccgcagcgtgaccgttaggtgagtattataaagtgttttttacattctacacagcggtctgggctcttatatacagcatgttagaatgctgtatataagagcccggtggtggtggctgcagcttataggctccaaaactggtgacaggttccctttaacaattacACATTTTATATCCTGTGTGTCACACTGTCATTGCTTGCTGCAaaatgagttaaagggaacctgtcaccgatttttcggcctataagctgcggccaccaccaccgggctcttatatacagcattctaacatactgtatataagagcccaggccactgtgtagaacgtaaaaaaacccccactttataatactcacctaacggtcgcgctgcggtggagtggggccatatgggcgtctccgttgtccggtgcctcctctttcagccatcttcgtcctccttcttctgtagctGGGGTGCATTactcgtcctacgtcatacacactcgccggcattgaggaccTGCTcagtcgcactttgatctgtcctgagcagggcagatcaaagtattgcagtgcgcctgcgcgggaccggcgagtgtgtatgacgtaggatgcaacatgcacacaggcttccgaaggaggacgaagatggttgaaagaggcggcgccagagaacggagacacccatctgagccacatccactgcagcgcaacctttaggtgactattataaagtgttttttatgttctacacagcggcctgggctcttatatacagcatgttagaatcctgtatataagagcccagtggtggtggcctcaGGTTATATGccgaaaaaacggtgacaggttccctttaactgagaatctgtcagtgacatCACTCAAATGGTTTTAACATTTGTTATGTGTTCTCTGCACTATTGAGCTGATTTATGGCCACATATAAGATGAATGTGGAGGGAATGTGCCTGGAAAAGCCAAATGGTGCAACATTTTAATGAAAACCAATTGCAAAAGTGATTTTTGTTTAGTCCCGGATACACGCTTTTGGTCTATTTGCTGCAAACATCTCTAACTTGATCTGTAATCCCCCCAAAAAGTGCAATTTGCAGCAGATTTCTAGTGTTAGACCATTAGTACGGGTGGGCTAGTGTTTATTACATGGTTTGATACAGTTATGGGGGTATCTAATCTGCAGAGGAGCCAGCAGCAGAGAGCCCTGCAGGGCTGTGGTGCATCAGTTTTGCACCCCACTGAGGAGAGCAGCAGGGTCCCAGCTCACTTTTTCTAGTTTGCCTCTTTATGACGTCAGCAGGGTCCTAACTCCCAGCATGCAGCGCTCACTGTGTGCGCGCGGCGCCACTCCGTGCAGTTCAGGCGCAGCACTGCGGCTTCTCACCCGACCCCCGGGCGTGCAATAAGACAAGGCGGACAAGCGCCGGTATAACGGCCCCAGAAACTCACCGGAGTCACCGCCGCCGGCTGCGCACTACATAgcccgctttcaccgccgcctcgtcCATCCACGGCCTGGTGGGCGGAGACTGCGCTCATTGGTGGATGCAGCCGTCAGTCATATGAGCAGCGCGCGGCGCTTGAAGCTTGGTCACGTGACGAATGACCTCTTTGTGTGCTGCGGCTGGCTGCTCCTCCACCCCCTGGCTGATTTTCCGGTTTTTGTTccataactttttgattttttCCATCAGTCTCGccccatgagggcttgttttctgcgggacgagttgtacttttaaatgataccatataatgtactgtaaaatagaaaaaaaattccaagtgcggaaaaattggaaaaaaaagtggGATGGcagaatagtttttgggatattttattcacagagttcactatatggtaaaacagatgagtcggtgtgatgcctcaggtcggtgcgagttcgtagacaccaaacatttataggtttacttgtatctaacaggttaaaatatttaataaatttgtcccaaaaaagtggcacactatttgcaccattttccgtgacccctaacgtttttatttttcgggatctatggctcagtgactgcttattttttgcgtcttgagctgacgtttttaatggtaccatttttgtgcatatgctatgttttgatcgcctgttattgcatttagcgcaaaatttgtggcaaccaaaagacgtaattttggcgtttgcaatTTTTGTTTaccctacgccatttaccgatcaggttaattgattttatattttgatagatcgggcatttctgaatgcagcaatactaaatgtgtgtatattttttattttttaaccctttaattttcaatggggtgaaaggggggtgatttgaacttttagggtttttttttatttttttacttttttttaatttcattagtccacctaggggactataaagatcagcaatctgatcgctcattcattactgttgatcacagctacacagctcagatcagcagcaATGTTCATCCCTTGTAATAAGCAGCActcggaagtgagtcatgtgagctaaaggagtcatcacatgaccctctgctacTATTGGCTCCACGTGAtcaaatcacgtgacttccggtggtggtGGTGAAGTGTATTTTTACTGCTTAAAATTGCCCTGtgacattttgacagtgcaatctaaaggGTCAACAGGCCCAAGTCAATCACGGATTGACCCGGACCTGCGAGGCACACGTCAGCTATTCAAGTCAGCAGACATGTGGGTGGATCCCCACTGGCTGCTCGCAGCAGCCGGTGGAGTTTaccatgtaattttactgcccttggtctttaaggggttaaaagaggtCTTCCTACTAATAAAATTAAATTTGATTTTTGAAAtaacttccacaattggatgtgtttaataaaaatgttgcaataatcttgtgttcttgctatgtactgtgtaatggccgtgtctgacagtattattatagcgccatttattccattgcgctttacaagtgaaagagggtatacgtacaatcattaaccgtacaaaacagactggtataggaggaaagaggaccctgcccgcgagggctcacagtctacagggaatgggtgatggtacaataggtgaggacagagctggttgtgcagtggtgtacaggactgaaggttattgtaggaagaggtgggtcttcaggttccttttgaagcattCCATGATAGCTGAGTCTGACatgttggggtagagcattccagagtatggaggaggcacaggagaaatcttgtacgcgattgtgggaagaggagataagaggagtagagaaggagatcttgtgaggatctgaggttgcgtgcaggtaggtaccgggagactaggtcacagatgtaaggaggagacaggttgtggatggctttgtatgtcatggttaatgttttgaactggagtcgatgGGCAATAGGAAGCCAGCGAAGGGATTggcagtggcgaggctggggaatagcgaggggagaggtggattaagcgggacgcaaagtttaggatagattggaggggtgcaagagtgttggaagggagaccagagagcaggaggttgcagtagtcgaggcgggagatgatgagggcatgcactagtgtttttgatgattcttggttaaggaaagcacggatccgggagatgtttttgagttgtagtcggcatgaggtgaagagggcttggatgtgtggcttgaaggatagagcagagtcgagggttactccaaggtaacgagcttgtgagactggggagagtgagcagccatcaagtgtgatggaaaggcttgttggaggagatgagtgaggaggaggaaagacaatgaattctgttttgtccatgttaagctttagcaatagcgcagagaaggatgaaatggacagacattgtgggattttggttagtagagaggtaatgtcaggttcagagaggtagatctgtgtgtcatcggcatagagatgatactggaagccgtgggactctatgagctgtcccaggccgaaaggtgtagatggagaacagcaggggtcctagaactgaatcttgggggacaccgacagatagggggcgagatgaggaagtggtgtgagaataggagacgctgaaagttcggtcggttagatatgaggagatccaagatagggccaagtctgtgatgcccagagatgagagaatctgtagtagaagggagtggtctactgtgtcgaagtcagaggacaggtccaggaggaggacagagtagtggtgtcgcttggctttggcggttagtaggttatTGGTGACTTTAATTAGGGTCATTTCAGTAGAGCGATGCAgtaggaagccagattgtagctggtcaaaaggagggagcaggaggagaggtatgaggataattcaagatggacatgctgttccagtagttttgaggcataggggagaagggaaatggggcgatagtttgacagatgggtcaagggagggctttttggaggatgggtgtaatggagaatgtgtaaagcatgaagggaatacaccagttgttagtgataggttgaagagatgggttagggttgggatgaggactgcggtgatgttgggagaTTAGGTGCGACAGgagtgggtcaagtgcacaggtggtgagatgtgatcttgaggagtagagtgaaaagatagtctgtcatggtggagaagctggatttggaggaagagggctgagtacctATGATGAGGAGCTGTGGTGAATATGGGCCAAAGCTTGCCCTGATGTTgtcgtcaatcttctgcttgaagaaagacagTCTTCAGCTGAGACGAGAGAGggaaggtggtgctggaggacagaggagagagttgaaagtgttgaatagctgtttagggttgagaGGATacaagggatgagaagtaggtttgttttgcagcagtgagtgtggacttgaaggtgggaaTGAGTCTTCCTTCTGTGCTCAGCAATTCCGGAAGccagtctcagttctttagtctgaactgtgtgccagggttgccgtgTGTGCGTCAGCTGATTTGagcgctgcagagattgtagtgttgtataaaagttgcagcagcatctgcagtgTGAAAAAGCAATgtctgagagggagaagggactgaacaTGGTCTGATCAAACTACCTCTCCTGTGCCAGGGAGGACACAGTATGCAGGCAacagcacaggatcatagctgattcttactgtgaggcaaaacattttcctgcctggttctaaatttttttttttctttcacctcaaagaatgaaaaatttgtgttcctgtgctgtaatgtcaatATACTTgtgtcctccctggcccaggagatatgatcagaccatgtgcctGTATGGTCAGACATTGCCATTACACATCAGGGACACATGTGTAggattctcagcacaggaacattttaccaGGTACCAGGCTAGGGTCAGGCCAATGGttagccgcctagaggtggagccagtccactagttgactaggtgggaggggcagactgaacCGTCAAAGACAGTTGAGAGTCTAGCAGTGACTGGATGTGAGCAAACACACTGACTAGGAGGAGTTAACAgtgacctggtgcccaggagggtagttgccagtggagtactcccaaAGCTACGCACCAACAGGGTTCAGGACCAAAGGACAGGcataagctccaggcagacctgaaaaCACCTACACAGTgagggggaccatcaaggaccttgctgactttaaaaatctgagactcagtagcaaagggagaattggggacagaaccagagacttcaaccccaaagggttcacgctaccgtcatatggactgcaGTGTAAAGCCAccggatggggacccccagttgctctacaccgccagattactaaactggcactgggactagggCAACCTGCAGGTGAAGCCAGCCGGCCGGCCTTGGGTAACCAGttgccaccagaaagtgagtaaagaaccagttgcactgaaccccttgtgttgactaccttcttccgacacccgtcattacacctaccctctggggcccggccctgcttgcagagggcctactatccaggctgccattaacaccagcttcATTAGAGGACATTATGCAGTGGCGgctatccacatagccgcaacaccgcaagtggcgtcacatgttaaTACTAGTGTAAACCCCTGTAAATAATCCTTTATAAaacgggcccagggcacggaaccgggcaacgaccaccaaagtgacattccccagatattcaCTGCCAGGGACCGGCTACccgataaccctgggcgacactacccacttgccaaaaaaataaaaaatatatatatataaaaataagtaGAACAAAAATGAAGTTTTCCACAAGTCATTAAAAGAACAAAAAAGTCATGTTTTAATTAGTGATATAAACACATCTTGTCAGATAAAATCATAAGTCACCTAAATAAGGTCCATTAGGAATATTAAAATTTACATCTAAATAGAGGGTTAAGGGAAATAAATTAAACATTTATGTACATAAGCGCCATAATGGGGGTATGGGGGGGTAGGGAAATATAAAATTGCTAATCCGATCCTTCATGGACAGAATGTGAAGTGCTTGAGATCAGTGTAAGGAGGTGGAAAGACATTAGTCTCCGCTAATCAAACACGTGGCATTCCTGCGAGTTCTCCTCGTCGGATAGGGTCGGCCCATTCACTGTTAGGTTCTCTTCTCCCAGGATCTGGAGCTTCAGTGCCAGTGGTAAGAGCAGATTGGAGAAGTTGAAAGCGTTGTTGGCCACCTCGCTGAAGACATCACTGCCGGGATCAGCATCCGATTCTGTCGGGGAAAGGGACCCACTTCCAGCATTACTTCCCGCTCCCCAGCGGTCTGGAGGTGGGGTGTGCTTAAACAGGCAGTGGATACCGTATGGACAGACCCCAAGGGCTGCAAAATGGCGGCACACATCACGAACAGAATGTGGGTGCTGGAAGAGACAATTTGAGCCATACGGGCAGCCCGTGGGTGAGCGCCAGAGGCGGCATTGCTTTCTACTGTAAAACGGCGATGGCCGACGTTGTCGGAGACGGATGGTATCTGGTACTTCCCTCCTCTCACTGTGGCTGTGTATGAACAGGCAGCGCGGACCGTAATTGCAGGTTCCAAGGATATGAAAGGAACGGCAGAGCTCCGTCTTGTACTTTGGGTGCTGGAAAGGTGGGCGCAGATCGCTCAGGCCATGGGCAAATTGGCAGCGATTTCTATAAGCGCAAAAGCCACTTTCAGCATAGCGATTGCAGAGCTCAGTCTTGTAGCGCAAGGAGGAGAGTCCCATgcctttgggtgcacggcaggaggAAGGAAATTGAGCGTCACCCAGAGGTGGGCTGAAGGAAGAGAAGATATCCAGCCTGTCTGAGAACTCCAGAAACATCTAccggaagaaaaaaaacaaaatatatacattagagaggggagaaaaaaaaaaaaaaaaaaaaaacaaaaaaaaaaaaacacacgtaaGACAGATGAAGTATTAAGACAGGATAAGCCACCAGAGCATTTCTTATAGTGCCCAATACTACTATGAGGCAGATGGATGACTAAATATTACTTCATTCCATGGAATAGCTCTCATCGGTCACCTCTGCCTCAGCCCTGAATCCTGTGATTGTGTCAGCTAACGTGACCACCATGGGACAAGAGACCAGGGCAGGCTGGGCTGCACAGGCAGGAGGGTCAAGGAACCTGAAGAGTAAAGATTGTAGGGtatttagagggaatctgtcacaaggtgttTGCACCTAATCTGGGAGCAGCACAATAtttgagcagagatcctgattagtCTAGTCtttataaaagttaaaaaaaaaaacaaaaaaacaaaaacaaaactgtttaatcagcagcagatcaTCTTACAGGACTACTTCGCATGCAGCAGGTAGTTCAGCatagtcatgagctctgtataactgctagatctgtagcagaaaacagtgattttatcaaaatcacagcaagcagctcaataagtgacagggttcctgcccctacattatgctgctctcagatgagggagaaaaaaaaaaaaaaaaacctggtgatCGATTCCCttcaaggctatgttcacacacacactgcatcttttacgtcacaaagatgcacctaagtgcatgcatttccttctcccagcaaattcgatgagatttttattttgctgtctgcacaatGCATTTTTTTGGCTACTTTTTTGAAGACGCAGCCAAGATaacacatgtcaattctttttgcgtcttGTCCCCGAGTTTCAAGTGACTGGCAGAGGAATCCCCCACCAACTCTGGGGGATTGATCCTGGTATCTGGCTGGATGCCTGTTGCCATAAAGTcattggggaccagaatctggcgccaAGGTGCAGGAGGAAGCGCTTCATGTTTACCGAATCAccagcgcagctgtcacactgctccacggCTGGTCATTCACTTcacgggccgctcattaccttcaatgaacatgcactgcttcccccatccatcgttggctgtgattagttgcaaccCATCACTGTTGCTGGTGGgctggtctatattgtacagtaaaataaatattgGCGTAGGATCCCCATATTTTGAAACCAGCACAGACAAAgcacaacagctgggggctggtattgtcaggctggggatacccatggttattgggcaacccccagcctaaaaatgtctgCCACCAGCTGCCCGGAattactgcatccattagatgtgacagtcccagtactttacccagctcttcctgcattgccctggtacagtggcaattggcATAATAAGAagttaacagcccacagctgccaccaagtcctagattaatcatggcaggtatctacccaagacccccccccccaatcactaatctgtaactgaaatgaaaaaaaaaacaaacactgaaaCACTTTGGTTGGAGGACACACACTATTGGCCTCAACATAATCcttcaggtccaacgtaatccacaagaagtcccacaacgcttccagcaagGCTACATCTGACACGCACAGCAAGTACCATAGAACAGGACTGCTCGCTGTGACGTTCAGGCCAGAACTGAAGTGAACTGCAtgctcagtggtgacgtcactcaggttaactGCAGCCACAGTTGGAGTCTTCCACCTTTGACAgccacaggtaacctgagtgatatcacagcttatcgtgcagctcacttcacatgctgcgtggagctcacagcaggcaggcagtcttgttctatggcatcagctgtgagcttcagatacatagcagtgctggaagcattgcAGGCCCTCATATGGTTTACATCAGACCAGGAggaatgtttgggggggggggggtttaaagagggc contains:
- the LOC142254658 gene encoding uncharacterized protein LOC142254658, which produces MDVQEEAKMFLEFSDRLDIFSSFSPPLGDAQFPSSCRAPKGMGLSSLRYKTELCNRYAESGFCAYRNRCQFAHGLSDLRPPFQHPKYKTELCRSFHILGTCNYGPRCLFIHSHSERREVPDTIRLRQRRPSPFYSRKQCRLWRSPTGCPYGSNCLFQHPHSVRDVCRHFAALGVCPYGIHCLFKHTPPPDRWGAGSNAGSGSLSPTESDADPGSDVFSEVANNAFNFSNLLLPLALKLQILGEENLTVNGPTLSDEENSQECHVFD